The following coding sequences are from one Lysinibacillus sp. FSL W8-0992 window:
- a CDS encoding ABC transporter ATP-binding protein — MLKIEQLSVRYEQKEVVHNFSFDVNKGEVLSIIGPNGSGKSTILKAIARMQPYSGGTITFDGENIRRLSSKEIAQKMCILSQRNQAPADISVRNLVAYGRYPHKKWFERLNAEDEEIIDWALERTQLMHYRDQPIAALSGGESQRAWIAMALTQRPQILLLDEPTTYLDIAHQHEVLELVRELNREMGMTVVMVIHDLNQASSYSDQIVVVKDGYRAQIGTPEDVMTEEMIQQIYRMEAEIQYVSWDSAPRIQLKSTVKA; from the coding sequence TTGTTAAAAATTGAACAGCTATCTGTCCGTTATGAGCAAAAAGAAGTTGTCCATAATTTTTCATTTGATGTCAACAAAGGAGAGGTACTATCCATTATCGGGCCGAATGGCTCTGGAAAGTCTACTATACTAAAGGCCATTGCACGTATGCAGCCTTACAGTGGTGGGACAATTACCTTCGATGGCGAAAATATACGTCGACTTTCGTCTAAAGAAATTGCACAGAAAATGTGTATACTTAGTCAGCGAAATCAAGCACCAGCAGATATTTCAGTTCGAAATTTAGTCGCTTATGGTCGCTATCCACATAAAAAATGGTTTGAACGTTTAAATGCAGAAGATGAAGAAATCATTGATTGGGCATTAGAGAGAACGCAGTTAATGCATTATCGAGATCAACCAATTGCGGCGTTATCTGGTGGAGAATCGCAACGCGCATGGATTGCGATGGCATTGACACAACGACCACAAATTTTATTATTGGATGAGCCTACGACTTATTTAGATATTGCCCATCAACATGAAGTACTGGAATTAGTACGAGAGCTTAATCGTGAAATGGGGATGACCGTTGTTATGGTAATCCATGATCTAAATCAAGCATCTAGTTATAGCGACCAAATTGTCGTTGTAAAGGATGGATACCGAGCACAAATTGGTACGCCTGAAGATGTGATGACAGAAGAAATGATTCAGCAAATTTACCGGATGGAAGCGGAAATTCAATATGTATCATGGGATTCCGCTCCACGAATTCAATTAAAAAGTACTGTGAAGGCATAG
- a CDS encoding HugZ family pyridoxamine 5'-phosphate oxidase, with product MQKEINMDQIKQDYEAFIQGKKSCVLSLVDAEGKPFSSTTPFVRLNGKFYVYISRIAEHFKLMEQSQFVDLICVADEAVTANPFATERARWQCTPTLLGNEGYEEVFALFDEVHNAKMMQLLRTLDFSLFELTPLEGRYVVGFGKAFDIDVTTDTLKHVVIDKK from the coding sequence ATGCAAAAAGAAATTAACATGGACCAAATTAAACAGGATTATGAAGCGTTTATACAAGGTAAAAAAAGTTGTGTTCTTAGTCTTGTAGATGCAGAAGGTAAGCCGTTCAGCAGTACTACACCATTTGTGCGACTAAACGGGAAATTTTATGTTTATATTAGTCGGATTGCTGAGCATTTTAAACTAATGGAGCAGTCTCAATTTGTAGATTTAATATGTGTAGCAGACGAGGCAGTAACAGCTAACCCGTTTGCGACAGAGCGTGCACGTTGGCAATGTACACCAACTTTATTAGGTAATGAAGGCTATGAGGAAGTGTTTGCATTATTCGATGAAGTGCATAATGCGAAAATGATGCAATTATTGCGCACACTTGATTTTTCACTATTTGAGCTAACACCTTTAGAAGGTCGTTACGTTGTCGGTTTCGGTAAAGCGTTTGATATTGATGTAACTACTGACACTTTAAAACATGTAGTAATTGATAAAAAATAG
- a CDS encoding ABC-2 transporter permease, producing MTALLVKDLMTIQRQLKTQVLFLFPILFISIVFGQGYFIFPFILFILIIQAVTALTYDELCDFDKYANTLPISKSEIVLSKYMLSLFLMFIALIIALPIVFIINHFTNNWETANYFLTFNLIIAAALCMLALLLPIYIKFGSVKGRFVLIFLCFIPGLIIGMLDEYFANILLVVSKLQHLSYLAPFIGLFILWLSSLISTAIYKRKEF from the coding sequence ATGACTGCTCTTCTAGTAAAAGATTTAATGACCATTCAACGGCAATTAAAGACACAAGTCCTTTTTCTTTTCCCCATTCTTTTTATATCCATTGTGTTTGGGCAAGGTTATTTTATTTTTCCCTTTATTTTATTTATCCTAATTATTCAAGCAGTTACTGCTCTTACTTATGATGAACTATGTGATTTTGATAAATATGCCAATACTTTACCCATTTCAAAGAGCGAAATTGTCCTTAGCAAATACATGCTCAGCCTTTTTCTAATGTTTATCGCATTGATTATTGCGTTACCTATTGTTTTTATAATTAATCACTTCACCAACAATTGGGAAACAGCTAATTATTTCCTTACATTTAACCTTATTATTGCGGCAGCATTATGTATGCTTGCTTTATTATTACCAATCTATATAAAATTCGGCTCTGTAAAAGGGAGATTCGTTCTTATTTTCCTATGCTTTATTCCAGGCTTGATTATCGGTATGTTAGATGAGTACTTTGCGAATATTTTGCTAGTTGTTTCTAAACTACAACATTTGAGCTATCTCGCACCTTTTATCGGACTTTTTATTTTATGGTTATCTTCTCTTATTTCAACAGCAATCTATAAACGTAAGGAATTTTAG
- a CDS encoding ABC transporter substrate-binding protein, with amino-acid sequence MKKWVWVSLLVIVCALAGCAKQEEKGVEKEADKPEQQEVATDEKEDASEALEDGVDEEAFQKALASFPAEVPDKIVTTSVPLTEMLHLLGITPVGVPTSTNPLPKDFEAITKIGSPMAPDLEVISSLQTGLIIGASALQSSLDQALTGMNIPTAYLPTESYDDLKLSFKVLGTYFGKEDKMNEVLQSIVAKENELETQGKGKELPSVMLVIGTSDSFMVMNEKSYLGSLVERLGADNIAQSVLKAESTYSPMNLEDIVVADPDMIFVLASGDHGANEDKFKQEIEKNSAWTQLSAYKNDKIYMLDYSTFGVTSIANVETALTTIADYFYK; translated from the coding sequence ATGAAAAAGTGGGTTTGGGTTAGTCTTTTAGTAATAGTATGTGCATTAGCAGGATGTGCAAAGCAAGAAGAAAAAGGTGTAGAAAAAGAAGCAGATAAACCAGAACAACAAGAAGTAGCAACAGATGAAAAAGAAGATGCATCAGAAGCATTAGAAGACGGCGTAGATGAAGAAGCATTTCAAAAAGCTTTAGCAAGTTTCCCGGCAGAGGTGCCTGACAAGATCGTCACTACATCTGTCCCGTTAACAGAGATGCTTCACCTATTAGGAATTACACCAGTGGGAGTTCCAACATCGACAAATCCACTTCCTAAAGATTTTGAGGCAATTACGAAAATTGGCTCACCGATGGCACCGGATTTAGAAGTCATTTCAAGTTTACAAACAGGTTTAATTATTGGGGCATCAGCTCTTCAAAGCTCTTTGGATCAAGCATTAACAGGGATGAATATTCCAACAGCATATTTACCAACAGAGTCATATGATGATTTAAAATTAAGTTTCAAAGTACTTGGTACATACTTTGGAAAAGAAGATAAAATGAATGAAGTGCTACAAAGTATTGTAGCGAAGGAAAATGAACTAGAAACACAGGGGAAAGGCAAGGAACTTCCATCTGTAATGCTAGTGATTGGTACATCTGATTCATTCATGGTTATGAACGAAAAATCATATTTAGGTAGTTTAGTTGAACGTTTAGGTGCAGATAATATTGCACAATCCGTGTTAAAAGCAGAATCAACATATTCACCAATGAACTTAGAAGATATTGTAGTAGCTGATCCTGATATGATTTTCGTGTTAGCTTCAGGTGATCATGGAGCGAATGAAGATAAATTTAAGCAAGAAATTGAGAAAAACAGTGCATGGACGCAATTGTCAGCTTATAAAAATGACAAAATCTATATGCTTGATTATAGTACATTTGGTGTGACTTCCATTGCCAATGTAGAAACAGCACTTACAACAATTGCAGATTATTTCTACAAGTAA
- a CDS encoding FecCD family ABC transporter permease, with protein sequence MISTTRSRIIVIVTFVLTLIAAIVAIGLGSVHITIPEILSTILNGRTNEGVYTTIIWDIRLPRVLLALIIGANIAISGALLQAVMGNPLADPGLTGVTSGAAAFVLIIMLANPEFTSYIPIAAFVGGLLAATIVYALAWRRSGISPITIILSGVAVNALGGGIIGFLSIMYSDRLPSAVQWLNGSLAAKGNASLHMIYPYAIIGWIVSIFAIRKANIIRLGDQVAVNLGENVTRIRIMLSILAVFLAAISVAAIGMIGFVGLIVPHMARMLVGSDYKYMLPMSMAMGAIVLLIADTGGRTLFAPLDIPAGIIMAVIGGPYFLYLMRKKAF encoded by the coding sequence ATGATTAGTACAACGAGAAGTCGCATAATCGTAATCGTTACCTTTGTGCTGACATTAATAGCAGCGATTGTTGCCATTGGACTTGGAAGTGTCCATATTACAATTCCAGAAATACTATCAACGATATTAAATGGCCGGACAAATGAAGGTGTGTATACAACGATAATTTGGGATATTCGACTGCCACGTGTGTTACTAGCATTGATTATTGGCGCAAATATTGCAATTTCAGGTGCGCTATTGCAGGCGGTGATGGGAAATCCATTAGCTGACCCAGGATTGACAGGTGTAACAAGTGGTGCTGCTGCCTTTGTGTTAATTATTATGTTAGCGAATCCGGAATTCACAAGCTACATTCCGATAGCAGCATTTGTTGGGGGCTTGCTTGCGGCAACAATTGTTTACGCATTAGCTTGGCGCCGTTCAGGTATTTCACCAATTACCATTATTTTGTCAGGTGTTGCTGTCAATGCATTAGGTGGGGGCATCATTGGTTTCCTATCCATCATGTATAGTGATCGTCTTCCTTCTGCCGTGCAATGGTTAAATGGTAGCCTTGCTGCGAAGGGAAATGCTTCGCTACATATGATTTATCCGTACGCGATTATCGGTTGGATTGTATCAATCTTTGCTATCCGAAAGGCGAATATTATCCGCTTAGGAGACCAAGTTGCAGTGAACCTCGGCGAAAATGTAACACGTATTCGTATTATGTTATCAATTTTAGCTGTATTTTTAGCGGCTATCTCAGTAGCGGCAATTGGTATGATTGGTTTTGTCGGCTTAATCGTTCCACATATGGCGCGCATGCTTGTAGGCTCAGACTATAAGTACATGCTTCCGATGAGTATGGCGATGGGCGCTATAGTATTACTTATTGCAGATACAGGTGGTCGGACATTATTTGCGCCACTAGATATTCCAGCAGGGATTATTATGGCTGTTATTGGTGGACCTTATTTCTTATATTTAATGCGAAAGAAGGCGTTTTAA
- a CDS encoding ABC-2 transporter permease: MKALLWHRLSMQKWYILLLLIISLSITFINLHFFSASSIVIFALIFSATIVESMYTQDHKAKWELFVNSLPLTKKMQLQADYLYCYGLIALLFITSAPIYFSPFYEHSNSFEHFAIYFANISCAILLVCTQFYTHHIEETKGMRSFRMIVYVLLIFSVNFPIHYYLSMVAVNLSVILIPTVISVIISIFVFRKCHVLYRAKEIY, from the coding sequence ATGAAAGCTTTATTATGGCATAGATTGTCTATGCAAAAATGGTATATACTTTTGTTGCTTATAATTAGTTTGTCCATTACTTTCATAAACTTACATTTTTTCAGTGCCTCTTCTATCGTCATATTTGCGTTAATTTTTTCTGCGACGATAGTCGAAAGCATGTATACGCAAGATCATAAAGCGAAGTGGGAACTGTTTGTTAATAGTCTTCCTTTAACGAAAAAGATGCAGTTACAAGCGGACTATCTTTATTGTTACGGCTTAATTGCACTACTGTTTATCACATCTGCCCCTATTTATTTTTCACCGTTTTACGAGCATAGCAATAGCTTCGAGCATTTCGCTATTTATTTCGCAAATATTAGCTGTGCTATTTTGCTTGTTTGTACGCAATTTTATACACACCATATAGAGGAGACTAAAGGGATGCGTTCCTTTAGAATGATCGTTTATGTATTACTTATTTTTTCCGTTAATTTTCCAATCCATTATTATTTATCAATGGTAGCTGTCAATTTGTCAGTCATTTTAATACCAACAGTAATTAGCGTAATCATCAGTATTTTCGTTTTTCGAAAATGCCATGTGCTGTATAGAGCTAAAGAGATCTATTAA
- a CDS encoding M16 family metallopeptidase — protein MVQVHTCQNGVRIVSEQIDHVRSVALGIFVNAGSRYELPEENGITHFIEHMLFKGTKTRTARQIAEEFDRIGGELNAFTSKENTCYYAKVLDHHAELAITILADMFFNSTFSEEELEKERQVVLEEILMSEDAPDDDVHEKLWEVMYPNDALGRPILGTAATLKTFTADVIRQYMAKHYGPESIVISVAGNISSSLLTTIENLFGHYEASPLAVVPVLTNPQFHPGEITKTRDTEQAHLALSYPAIGVKDPDMYSFIALNNIIGGNMSSRLFQEVREERGLAYSIFSYQSCYADVGAFTIYGSASRQQLSQLQHTIDATLLDIVAGGVTEEELDNAKEQLKGSFVLGLESTGARMNRNGTSELVHRRHRSVDEVLASIDAVTMESVDRLIAKILKAEPAISIIGPEA, from the coding sequence TTGGTACAAGTACATACATGTCAAAACGGTGTGCGTATTGTGTCTGAGCAAATTGATCATGTAAGATCCGTTGCTCTTGGCATTTTTGTCAATGCTGGTTCTCGCTATGAACTTCCAGAGGAGAATGGAATCACGCACTTTATCGAACATATGCTTTTTAAAGGGACAAAAACGCGAACTGCTCGCCAAATAGCAGAGGAGTTCGACCGAATTGGCGGAGAACTAAATGCTTTTACTTCAAAGGAAAACACATGCTATTATGCGAAAGTTTTAGATCATCATGCAGAGCTTGCCATAACAATCCTTGCAGATATGTTCTTTAATTCGACATTTTCGGAAGAAGAATTAGAAAAGGAACGTCAAGTAGTGCTAGAGGAAATATTAATGAGTGAAGATGCTCCTGATGACGATGTTCATGAAAAGCTTTGGGAAGTAATGTATCCAAATGATGCACTAGGACGTCCAATTTTAGGGACTGCTGCTACATTAAAAACATTTACTGCAGATGTGATTCGACAATATATGGCAAAACATTATGGACCAGAATCAATTGTAATTTCTGTGGCAGGAAATATTTCTTCCTCACTATTAACAACGATTGAAAATTTGTTCGGACATTACGAGGCTTCACCACTTGCTGTTGTACCTGTCCTGACAAACCCACAGTTCCATCCAGGAGAAATTACGAAAACGCGTGATACGGAACAGGCGCATTTAGCACTTTCTTATCCGGCAATCGGTGTCAAAGATCCAGATATGTATAGCTTTATTGCTTTAAATAATATTATTGGTGGAAACATGAGCTCCCGTCTATTCCAAGAGGTACGAGAAGAGCGCGGCTTAGCGTATTCAATTTTCTCCTATCAATCATGCTATGCAGATGTTGGAGCATTTACGATTTACGGCAGTGCAAGTCGCCAGCAGCTTTCGCAATTGCAACATACGATTGATGCTACATTACTTGATATTGTAGCGGGAGGCGTAACGGAGGAAGAGCTAGATAATGCTAAGGAACAGCTAAAAGGAAGCTTTGTACTTGGTCTTGAAAGTACGGGTGCACGTATGAATCGTAATGGTACAAGTGAATTAGTTCATCGAAGACATCGTTCAGTAGATGAAGTATTAGCGTCAATTGATGCTGTAACAATGGAATCAGTTGACCGACTCATTGCTAAAATATTAAAAGCAGAGCCTGCGATTTCAATTATCGGACCTGAAGCATAA